The following are encoded in a window of Pan troglodytes isolate AG18354 chromosome 4, NHGRI_mPanTro3-v2.0_pri, whole genome shotgun sequence genomic DNA:
- the DCP2 gene encoding m7GpppN-mRNA hydrolase isoform X5 has translation MTPKSKLGLAPNKFFMAIPFIRPLRDWLSRRFGDSSDSDNGFSSTGSTPAKPTVEKLSRTKFRHSQQLFPDGSPGDQWVKHRQPLQQKPYNNHSEMSDLLKGKNQSMRGNGRKQYQDSPNQKKRTNGLQPAKQQNSLMKCEKKLHPRKLQDNFETDAVYDLPSSNEDQLLEHAEGQPVACNGHCKFPFSSRAFLSFKFDHNAIMKILDL, from the exons ATGACCCCCAAATCCAAACTTGGTTTGGCACCTAACAAATTTTTTATGGCCATTCCCTTTATCAG ACCATTAAGGGACTGGCTTTCTCGAAGATTTGGCGATTCCTCAGACAGTGACAATGGATTTTCCTCAACTGGTAGCACGCCGGCTAAACCCACTGTGGAAAAATTGAG TCGAACCAAATTCCGCCACAGTCAGCAGTTATTTCCTGACGGTTCTCCTGGTGACCAGTGGGTAAAGCACAGGCAACCACTGCAGCAAAAGCCATATAATAATCATTCTGAAATGTCTGACCTTTTAAAAGGAAAG AATCAAAGTATGAGGGGAAATGGCAGAAAACAGTATCAAGATTCAcctaatcaaaagaaaagaacaaatgggCTTCAGCCAGCAAAGCAGCAGAATTCTTTGATG aagtgtGAAAAGAAACTTCATCCACGGAAACTTCAGGATAATTTTGAAACAG aTGCTGTATATGACTTGCCTAGCTCCAATGAAGACCAGTTGCTAGAACATGCCGAGGGACAGCCCGTGGCATGTAATGGACATTGCAAGTTCCCCTTTTCATCCAGAGCCTTTTTGAGTTTCAAGTTTGACCATAATGCTATAATGAAAATCTTGGACCTTTGA